CCACGATGAAGGCTGTGATGCCTTTTGAGTCAAGCAGGTCTCCTGTCCGAGCCAATACGACCGCAACATCCCCACTCTTTCCGTGGGTGATCCAATTCTTGCTACCATTGATTACCCAGTGATCACCGTCCTGCTTCGCTACGCATTGCATGCGCATCGCATCGCTGCCGGTATTGGCTTCTGTCAGGCCCCAGGCTCCGATCCACTGTCCGCTGGCAAGCTTGGGAAGGTACTGTTGCTTCTGCTGCTCATTTCCGAACGCCAGAATATGACCGGTGCAAAGTGAGTTATGCGCCGCCATGCTCAATCCGATGGAACCGCAGACACGCGCTACCTCAACAATAGCCGTCATGTATTCGAAATAGCTCAAACCCGATCCACCATATTCGTGCGGTACCAGGATTCCCATCAGCCCCTGCTCTCCCATCTTTCGAAACAACTCGACCGGGAACAGTTGCTCTTCGTCCCACTTCATCATGTCGGGGCGAATATGGGTCTCGGCGAACTTGCGAACGGTTTCGGCTATCAGTACCTGGTTCTCGGTAGGTTGGAAATTCATAGGATCAATAACAACAGCTAAGTGGTCTGTAGAGTTCAATAAGATACCAGCGCTTTAACGGGAGCGCCGTATGGGTTCAGTTTATCCCGACCGTTGAGAAAGTCGAGGCTAACTACGAATGAAAAGCCGGCGACTTCACCGCGCAGGTGGCGGATCAACTCGGCGGCCGCGGCCGCGGTTCCGCCGGTTGCCAGCAGATCATCGTGCACCAGGATGCGTGTACCCGGCTCGATCGCGTCTTCGTGCATCTCCATCGTTGCACTGCCGTACTCGAGTTTGTATTCGTATGAAACGGTTCGATACGGAAGCTTCCCTTTCTTGCGAATGGGGATGAAGGGCACCTGGAATCGCTGGGCGAGCATCATGCCGAAGAGAAAGCCCCGGCTCTCTACTCCTACTATACCGCCGATCTTTTGTCCGGAAAAATCCTGGTGAATGGCTCCGACGATATCCGAACACAAAGCAGGATCGAGCAGAATCGGCGTGATATCCTTGAACAGGATTCCGGGTTGCGGAAAATCGGGTATATCGCGAATTGCGGTACAGATACGGGATACTACGTCCATGGATTGGGTGCGGGACGCTTCTAAATAATTGACTAACAATTATTTATTCACTGTACCCGACTTCCAGATAAGGCGCAAGTTTACGGAAAATGTCCTCTTCTATCAACCCGGTTTTCAGTAGTTCCTCCACGTGTTGATAGGGACCGTGCTGCTTCCGGTAATTGATCAGGATGCGGCCCAACTTCCAACCGAGGTAAGGATGCCGGCCGAAGCGCTCGAGTGAATCCGTGTTCAAGTACAACTTGCGATGAAGCCCCGATTCATCAACCGTCAAGCGGCGTACGATGAATGAATACAAGCTGTCGTCAACACCCCAAACCTCCTTCAGCTGCTCCAACGTATGATAACCACCGAGCCGATCGCGGTACCGCACGATCCTGCCGGCCAATCCGGGGCCGATTCCGGGCAAAGCTTCCAGCGAGGCAGAGTCGGCTCCATTCAATTCGAGCAGTTGGAGTCCTCTTCGCTTATAGACAGCCGATTGCCGAACACGATCCGGCAGTGAATCCGGCAGCAGCAGAAATGGTGCAAGCATCTTTGCACGCTTCACTCCGATTCCGTATGCCTTTGCCAAATCACTTTTCACCCGAAAGCGTCCGCCTTTCTCCAGGTACTTGAGCACCGATCCGGCTTGCTTCGCTGTCAGTCCAAGCCGTTCCCAGCCTGCAGCATCCAGTCGGTTTGGATCGAATGGAGCTATCGTCTTTACAACTGAACCAGTGCGCTTCCAAGGCTCGCGCTGCAAGCCCTGATGCTCTTCATCGGGCTGTCTGCTATTCATCGCTTCCACCAGTTTGCGTTGCAAGGTGGCCGCGTCGGAAGGCAAGGGCGGAGCTGCAAACTTGTTCAGGTAATACAGGTATGCGCATTGCCCCAGCAGGATCAGACTCAGGATGGCGATCCCTTTTCGTTCGCGTCTGGTGAAAGTGAAATGGTCCTTCCAGGTATGGAAGACCGAAAAGCGATTAGCCGACCGGCGCATCGGCCAAAGGAAGCTACTCCCCCGGCAATGCGCCAACCATTATAAGCTGTTTCTTCACAACCTCGAGTCCTTCCAGGAATGAACGCGGACGAAAGCCCAATTCACGTTCGGCCTTTCCGATGATGAAACCGGTCACCGGTGGTCTCCGTGCAGGTTGGTTCAACTCATCGGAACTGACGGATCGGATCAGCGAAGCGTCCAGTTGGAAATAATCCGCCACGATCTTCACCATGTCGAGAATGCACATGAGTTCACGACCGGAGACATGATAGATCCCGTTGGCGCGCCTGACCGCTGCTTCGATGCAGGCATCGGCGAGGTCTTCCGCCAAGGTGGGAGAGCGGAACTGGTCATTGATCGCATTGATGGATTTACCGGCCTTCAGTGAGTTCAGGGTCCACAGCACGACATTGGAGCGGCTGTTGTCGTCGACCACTCCGTAAATGATGATCGTGCGGAGAATCGCCCAGGATCGCGCCGTCGCCATGACCACCCGCTCCGATTCCAGTTTGGTAGCGGCATAATGACTCAAGGGGTTCGGCTGATCCGATTCGATGTAGGGACCGTTTGCCCCGTCGAAAACGAAATCAGTCGAAAGGTGAACCAGGTGCGATCCGTGCTCATTACATGCATGCACGAGGTACTCGGTCGCCGTCACATTCATCAGCACGGCTTCTTCCCTCCTGCTCTCGCAGGCATCGACGTTGGTGAGCGCGGCGGTGTGGATCACCGCATCTGGCCGATAGCGCTCCATGACCGACCTGACCTGGTCAGGATCCGTAATGTCGAGGGAGACATATTCGTATCCGTCTTTCCTCATTAAGCGGTTCTCACCGCGGGAACTTGCAACACAACGAATGTTGTCCCTGCCGATCAAGCCGTAAACGATCTTTTGTCCAAGCAGGCCGTTGCTGCC
This DNA window, taken from Bacteroidota bacterium, encodes the following:
- a CDS encoding adenine phosphoribosyltransferase translates to MDVVSRICTAIRDIPDFPQPGILFKDITPILLDPALCSDIVGAIHQDFSGQKIGGIVGVESRGFLFGMMLAQRFQVPFIPIRKKGKLPYRTVSYEYKLEYGSATMEMHEDAIEPGTRILVHDDLLATGGTAAAAAELIRHLRGEVAGFSFVVSLDFLNGRDKLNPYGAPVKALVSY
- a CDS encoding helix-hairpin-helix domain-containing protein encodes the protein MRRSANRFSVFHTWKDHFTFTRRERKGIAILSLILLGQCAYLYYLNKFAAPPLPSDAATLQRKLVEAMNSRQPDEEHQGLQREPWKRTGSVVKTIAPFDPNRLDAAGWERLGLTAKQAGSVLKYLEKGGRFRVKSDLAKAYGIGVKRAKMLAPFLLLPDSLPDRVRQSAVYKRRGLQLLELNGADSASLEALPGIGPGLAGRIVRYRDRLGGYHTLEQLKEVWGVDDSLYSFIVRRLTVDESGLHRKLYLNTDSLERFGRHPYLGWKLGRILINYRKQHGPYQHVEELLKTGLIEEDIFRKLAPYLEVGYSE
- a CDS encoding SDR family oxidoreductase translates to MSNSTTILITGSNGLLGQKIVYGLIGRDNIRCVASSRGENRLMRKDGYEYVSLDITDPDQVRSVMERYRPDAVIHTAALTNVDACESRREEAVLMNVTATEYLVHACNEHGSHLVHLSTDFVFDGANGPYIESDQPNPLSHYAATKLESERVVMATARSWAILRTIIIYGVVDDNSRSNVVLWTLNSLKAGKSINAINDQFRSPTLAEDLADACIEAAVRRANGIYHVSGRELMCILDMVKIVADYFQLDASLIRSVSSDELNQPARRPPVTGFIIGKAERELGFRPRSFLEGLEVVKKQLIMVGALPGE